A stretch of Pyrenophora tritici-repentis strain M4 chromosome 7, whole genome shotgun sequence DNA encodes these proteins:
- a CDS encoding UBN2 multi-domain protein — protein MAVEKEEWKIPQLTAENHDTWFRRNKVKLKGKKVFYVCEKNLVQHCQIAIAGELTEAMEELEIAEADKHTKIRVNIEKRDKYLEDEATAIDLLFRSLTEDDQALIDEYDTAFQFWAYLQKKYTQTDATTANIYMTRIQTFTFNPGNTIVGSWEKLKEYRRKLVAADADTNGAYKDSALLLVLIRSLPKEFKTTIDTLNAQLNLTVEQKLKFLEEKEVRDQQDADEKALPAFRKTEKYVPPYKRRNHKSSPLSSDSESGTKFMVQCFLCDGAHGVRDCPRRERARKLLKEYDAKKSSKPPIKTLKQRNSHKKTGKAYGAEEVNSESDELSETSDSEPEEIETCRLSKDIVGKASPSTWAADTGASSHMSDQPSLFRRMIKIKRRLVRVGGGELYADWKGEAQVVCKDGSSTWLSEVLLVPNLGVNLLSGRRICAAGLKGRFNSHVLCFKLGKEIIIKATMDDGLYVVSHIADGYHETAFLGTEPHTPVKSELKVNEKERYLLYHRRFAHLGPTKIAKLHEVTTLQKKIQVPEKIEICEVCSLTKMKNSIPKQLREHKATKLALVQFDIAGPFPTSLRGNRWFLQIIDSYTRKNWVIPLKKKGDAQRELRIWKTFVEHQTGEKVKAAGTDNAPELLQQAEEWRVTQGVEIQPTTIASSHQNGPAERNIQTAEADMRAMLKDAGLPIEFWDEAVEADAYLRNRTNTGPMINGKQVSPEEAFTGTKPSIDHIRVWGSKCYSSYLSTSEPARSARSAWTF, from the coding sequence atggctgtagagaaggaagaatggaagattccccaacttacagctgaaaaccacgatacttggttccgccgaaacaaggtcaagcttaaggggaagaaagtcttctatgtctgcgagaaaaaCCTGGTACAGCACTGCCAAATAGCAATAGCCGGTGAACTaacggaggctatggaagagttggaaattgctgaagcagacaagcatactaagatccgcgtcaacattgaaaaaagagacaagtacctagaagatgaagccactgcaatcgatctcttgtttcggtcgcttactgaagatgaccaagcccttattgacgaatacgacactgccttccagttctgggcctacctacaaaagaagtacacccaaactgacgccacaaccgccaacatttacatgaccagaattcaaacgttcacattCAATCCTGGGAACACAattgttggatcatgggaaaagctaaaggaataccgacgcaaactcgtagcagcagacgctgacaccaacggagcttacaaggactctgcactactactcgttcttattagatcactcccgaaagaatttaagactacgattgacaccttaaacgcccaacttaaccttacggttgaacagaaacttaagtttctggaagagaaggaggttcgagaccagcaagacgccgacgaaaaagctctcccagcattccggaagacggagaagtatgttccgccttacaagcgccgaaatcacaagagctcaccactatcgtctgactccgaatctggtaCTAAGTTTATggtccaatgcttcctttgtgacggagcccatggcgtacgagactgtccaagacgtgagagagctcgaaagctccttaaggaatacgacgctaagaaatcatctaagcCGCCTATTAAGACACTCAAGCAAAGGAATTCTCACAAAAagactggcaaagcatatggagccgaagaagtcaattcagagtcagatgaattatccgagacctcagactctgaacccgaggaaattgagacatgccgtctctcaaaagacattgtcggtaaggcctctccatctacttgggctgccgacactggcgcctcctcccacatgtctgaccaaccctcattgtttagacgaatgatcaagatcaagcgaagactagttcgggttggagggggagaattatatgcagactggaaaggagaagctcaagtggtgtgtaaagacggatcgtcgacatggttgtcagaagtactgcttgtacctaaccttggagtcaatttgttatcagggagaagaatttgcgcagcaggcctgaagggtcgtttcaattcacacgtactatgcttcaaactaggaaaggagatcattattaaagcaactatggacgacggcctctacgtagtgtcacacattgccgatggataccacgagacagcattcctaggcacggaaccccatacaccagttaagagcgagcttaaggttaatgaaaaggagagatacctgctgtatcacagacgtttcgcacacctaggacctacaaagattgccaaactccacgaagttacaactctccagaagaagattcaagttccagagaagattgaaatctgcgaagtgtgttccctgacaaagatgaagaacagcatccctaagcagctaagagagcacaaggccacgaagctagccttagtacagtttgacattgctggaccctttccaacatctctacgaggaaacaggtggttcctccaaattattgatagctacacgcggaaaaactgggttatcccgctgaagaaaaagggagacgcacaacgggaactccgaatctggaagacctttgtagaacatcaaactggcgagaaagtcaaagctgctggaaccgacaatgcaccagaacttctacagcaagctgaggaatggagagttacacaaggcgtggaaattcagcctacaacaattgcttcctcacaccagaatggaccagccgagcgaaacatccaaactgctgaagctgatatgagagcaatgttgaaagacgctggtttaccaattgagttttgggatgaagctgtcgaagcagacgcatacctacgcaaccgtacaaacacaggacctatgatcaatggaaagcaagtcagtcctgaagaggcattcacaggaacgaaaccatccattgaccacatccgtgtatgggggagcaaatgctattcgtcatacttgtcaacgagcgagccggctcgctcagctcgctcggcttggacgttttga
- a CDS encoding Metaviral-G multi-domain protein, which translates to MQAIVTQPPQQPAYGAVPLRRKPVANPGIAVRPPPHQYDTIQPGHSRTRTTSSGVFPTQSPTTASMNSQYPTQYQTSLRRTPTSSTSSTTGTPNRSNSGTLRRSSSTRSGGNSPTSYVALMRKQKATVWCDRAQYEDPRMLAQQRQAKMRANMEVAGGPHHVPPRSASGGSSMAGGVRSKIGRHHGLPKASLYAPVTYAGSGVPMRLSASEVDEGDDEDAGSVKNGGQYHHRTGSGRSSLGSGRRMSYANPAGRISSNSTPPQNSDGELGDLKEEPTPSPAEYDVNAPNDNSYFHKTKTNLSTGSGSSGERNFGDVGQMPAPGMLKPPVTEKKGSKDDLVRRGSVDERTMTMGTRLFVANPDLSD; encoded by the coding sequence ATGCAGGCCATCGTCACGCAACCACCACAACAACCCGCCTACGGGGCTGTTCCTCTCCGTCGTAAGCCCGTAGCAAATCCCGGCATCGCTGTGCGGCCCCCGCCTCACCAATACGACACAATTCAGCCAGGCCACTCGCGGACGCGCACCACCAGCTCGGGTGTCTTTCCCACTCAATCGCCCACGACTGCCAGTATGAATTCGCAATACCCAACCCAGTACCAGACAAGCCTCCGCCGGACGCCCACGTCGTCGACCAGCTCTACTACGGGCACCCCTAACCGCTCCAACAGCGGCACCTTGCGCCGCTCCTCATCCACGCGTTCCGGAGGCAATTCGCCCACCTCATATGTTGCCCTGATGCGGAAACAAAAGGCCACGGTCTGGTGTGACCGAGCCCAGTACGAAGACCCACGCATGCTCGCACAGCAACGGCAGGCCAAGATGCGCGCAAACATGGAGGTCGCAGGCGGGCCACACCACGTTCCCCCGCGGAGTGCGTCGGGAGGGTCCAGCATGGCAGGCGGCGTGCGATCCAAGATTGGCCGTCACCACGGCCTGCCAAAAGCGTCACTCTACGCACCAGTGACGTATGCTGGATCCGGTGTGCCCATGCGCCTGAGTGCCTCGGAAGTCGACGAGggcgacgacgaagacgcAGGCTCGGTCAAGAACGGAGGCCAGTACCACCACCGCACCGGCTCAGGCCGCAGCTCCCTGGGCTCCGGACGCCGCATGTCTTACGCAAACCCCGCCGGCCGCATATCTTCCAACAGCACACCACCGCAGAATTCGGATGGCGAGCTTGGCGATCTCAAAGAAGAGCCTACACCTTCGCCAGCCGAGTACGACGTCAATGCTCCCAACGACAACAGCTACTTTCACAAAACAAAAACAAATCTCAGTACCGGTAGCGGAAGTAGTGGGGAAAGAAACTTTGGCGATGTGGGTCAGATGCCCGCCCCAGGTATGCTGAAGCCGCCCGTGACAGAGAAGAAGGGCAGTAAAGACGATCTGGTGAGAAGAGGAAGTGTGGACGAGAGAACTATGACCATGGGAACGCGCCTCTTTGTTGCAAATCCTGACCTCAGTGACTAG